The Orenia marismortui DSM 5156 genome has a window encoding:
- a CDS encoding methyl-accepting chemotaxis protein — protein sequence MLNIFNWRDISIKWKIAVLLLIVTIVPLLITGFFIQVNNYNKLRESLLQQGSTNLKVVKDSLKAQEDKLAEISNRVLENQELVNAIKREDAEMLYVQLNKIMKNESLDFLTFLLPDGRVVRRGNNPSNYKDKLPFNKIISHTKETQGSFVTYKKYPIDLLKKEDNVGNNLSNRIVSTANQEDALTIMGVLPVRFLDRLVGFFIMGDILNNNPNIYNQRLENLVFANETSKNNDFSGIKMDGSYIIASQEHWSPEKGLVNVEIKELTEEHLLFEDQIKGINGENLATLSYAIPKLRLEASKRESLWITIKIIVIVIMAVALISILLSLKVGQKIDVIIDKLKQIANGDLRTRLEVKGKDELGEVALEFNQTIAAQANILKKILAMIDDISSYSEELSASSEEGNAVTETATDRINDLAAGIRQIADSSQEVANYSQQAHDKTEVGERMIKEVVTKTEEIVNAVEEAKNTINSLDDTSQEVGGIVNLITEIAEQTNLLALNASIEAARAGEYGHGFAVVAEEIKELSDDTRKAADKAITLIKETQNKSKEGLLAVEQVNKEARAGRELIEETGQSFKEIAEVVEDTSAYIQETTASTEELSSNSEEISRATEDMKGMSEEVTKSSEELATMALELKELVNRYNL from the coding sequence ATGTTAAATATATTTAATTGGAGAGATATATCAATTAAATGGAAGATAGCTGTCTTGTTATTAATTGTTACTATAGTTCCTTTATTAATAACAGGCTTCTTTATACAAGTTAATAATTACAATAAGCTTAGGGAGTCTTTGCTTCAACAAGGAAGTACAAACTTAAAAGTTGTTAAAGATAGTTTAAAAGCTCAAGAGGATAAATTAGCAGAGATATCTAATAGAGTCTTAGAAAACCAGGAGCTAGTTAATGCTATTAAACGTGAAGATGCTGAAATGCTATATGTTCAATTAAATAAGATAATGAAAAATGAATCTTTAGATTTTTTAACCTTTCTACTACCTGATGGTAGGGTAGTTAGAAGGGGAAATAATCCTAGTAATTATAAAGATAAACTACCTTTTAATAAGATTATAAGTCATACTAAAGAGACTCAAGGTTCTTTTGTTACTTATAAGAAGTATCCAATTGATTTATTAAAGAAAGAAGATAATGTAGGTAATAATTTGAGTAATAGAATAGTTAGTACAGCTAATCAAGAAGATGCTCTAACTATCATGGGAGTTCTACCAGTTAGATTTTTAGATAGATTAGTTGGTTTCTTTATTATGGGGGACATCTTAAATAACAATCCAAATATTTATAATCAAAGATTAGAAAATTTAGTTTTTGCTAATGAAACTTCTAAAAATAATGATTTTTCCGGTATTAAAATGGATGGTAGTTATATAATCGCTTCCCAGGAGCATTGGTCTCCAGAAAAAGGACTAGTTAATGTAGAAATTAAAGAATTAACAGAAGAGCATCTATTATTTGAAGATCAGATAAAAGGGATAAATGGTGAGAATTTGGCAACTCTTAGCTATGCTATTCCTAAGCTTCGTTTAGAAGCTAGTAAACGGGAAAGCTTATGGATTACTATTAAGATTATTGTGATAGTGATTATGGCAGTTGCTTTAATATCTATCTTATTATCTCTAAAGGTTGGTCAAAAAATAGATGTGATCATAGATAAACTAAAACAGATTGCTAATGGCGATTTAAGAACTAGACTAGAGGTTAAAGGAAAAGATGAATTAGGAGAAGTAGCTCTTGAATTCAATCAAACTATTGCAGCTCAAGCTAATATTTTAAAGAAGATATTAGCTATGATAGATGATATATCTTCTTATAGTGAAGAGTTATCTGCTTCTTCTGAAGAAGGAAATGCGGTAACTGAAACGGCTACTGATAGAATTAATGATTTGGCAGCTGGTATTAGACAGATTGCTGATAGTAGCCAAGAAGTAGCTAATTATTCTCAACAAGCTCATGATAAAACTGAGGTAGGAGAGAGAATGATCAAAGAAGTAGTTACTAAAACTGAAGAGATAGTTAATGCAGTTGAAGAAGCTAAAAATACTATCAATAGTTTAGATGATACTTCTCAAGAGGTTGGAGGAATAGTTAACTTAATTACAGAGATCGCAGAACAGACTAATCTTTTGGCATTAAATGCTTCTATAGAAGCAGCACGTGCAGGAGAATATGGACATGGTTTTGCAGTGGTAGCAGAGGAGATTAAAGAGTTGTCCGATGATACTAGAAAAGCTGCTGATAAAGCTATCACTTTAATTAAAGAGACTCAAAATAAATCTAAAGAAGGATTATTAGCAGTAGAACAAGTTAATAAAGAAGCTAGAGCAGGAAGAGAACTAATTGAAGAGACTGGACAGTCCTTTAAGGAAATTGCCGAAGTAGTAGAAGATACTTCCGCTTATATTCAGGAGACAACTGCTTCTACTGAAGAATTGTCATCAAATAGTGAAGAGATTAGTAGAGCAACTGAGGATATGAAAGGTATGTCAGAAGAAGTGACCAAATCCTCAGAAGAGTTAGCAACTATGGCATTAGAGCTTAAAGAATTGGTGAATAGATATAACTTGTAA
- a CDS encoding methyl-accepting chemotaxis protein codes for MARDGLVDEYKVAEEKAVHQVESSLKLVDVTYNVLNNKMEEKMKEIAKDLLKEYQQAGQVLSNKDLEKLKAKYGVSDLYIIDKRGVLIRSTVEENLNLNLVDAIGEQFGEFLDNIRKRGEFVGDKVALEVGTNKLKKFAYQPVVAQDYIIEIGWYAEDFDSSIANSNFAKVLDEITKKDRIIKKARIFDSIDFRTIGDKNYTIPAAHKLKLRQAKIGDEIVINEEDKSGNQLTYTYKLVQLESMDHGRIVQILSSNEEMKEKLKQQLNLNLSILLLGVVVALLASYFISNEVINPINNLVDKMEGLSDGNLTSSLEVHRKDEFGKLAKSFNHTIVSLAELVEELIAATEYLTANSEELSASSEEAETTLEAVIGNIQEMVGSIEEVATKVEQVSASAQEVSATSNDGKGLIAKAVQEVDEIKNKVNLANNKITELTTKSEEIEEIIEIITNIADQTNLLALNASIEAARAGEHGSGFAVVAEEIRGLSEETAQATDKISKLVSEIRVTSQEANEAAEVGNQQVKEGKESIDQAGELFMQIDKAIEETSYQLQDISISTTRLAGNSEDVNNSSNEIINMVDEVTNSSLELTKLTNRLDELINKFEVE; via the coding sequence ATGGCTAGGGATGGATTAGTTGATGAATATAAGGTTGCAGAAGAGAAAGCAGTTCATCAAGTAGAAAGTTCATTAAAGTTAGTTGATGTAACCTATAATGTTTTAAATAATAAGATGGAAGAGAAGATGAAAGAGATCGCTAAAGATTTACTTAAAGAGTATCAACAAGCAGGTCAAGTCTTAAGTAATAAAGATTTAGAAAAGCTAAAGGCTAAATATGGAGTATCAGATCTTTATATTATAGATAAAAGAGGAGTTTTGATTAGATCAACAGTTGAAGAGAACTTGAATTTGAATTTGGTAGATGCTATTGGTGAACAATTTGGAGAATTTTTAGATAATATAAGAAAGAGAGGGGAATTTGTAGGAGACAAAGTTGCCTTAGAGGTTGGAACTAATAAGTTAAAGAAGTTTGCTTATCAACCAGTAGTAGCTCAAGATTATATTATCGAAATTGGATGGTATGCAGAAGATTTTGATTCTAGTATTGCCAATTCTAATTTTGCTAAGGTATTAGATGAGATTACTAAGAAAGATAGGATTATTAAGAAGGCAAGAATATTTGATTCTATTGACTTTAGAACTATAGGTGATAAAAATTATACTATTCCAGCAGCACATAAGCTTAAATTAAGACAAGCAAAAATTGGTGATGAAATAGTGATTAATGAAGAAGATAAGAGTGGTAATCAATTAACATATACCTATAAGCTTGTTCAATTAGAAAGTATGGATCATGGTAGAATTGTTCAAATTCTATCTAGTAATGAAGAAATGAAAGAAAAGTTAAAGCAACAACTTAATCTGAATTTAAGTATTTTGTTATTAGGAGTTGTAGTTGCTCTATTAGCTTCATACTTTATTAGTAATGAAGTTATTAATCCTATTAATAATTTAGTTGATAAGATGGAAGGTTTGAGTGATGGGAATTTAACCTCATCTTTAGAAGTGCATAGGAAGGACGAATTTGGTAAATTAGCTAAAAGTTTTAATCATACTATAGTTAGTTTAGCAGAGTTAGTTGAAGAGCTTATTGCTGCTACAGAATATTTGACTGCTAATAGTGAAGAATTATCTGCCTCTTCTGAAGAAGCAGAAACTACACTGGAAGCTGTTATAGGAAATATTCAAGAGATGGTAGGTAGTATTGAAGAAGTAGCTACCAAGGTTGAACAGGTTAGTGCATCTGCTCAAGAAGTAAGTGCTACAAGTAATGATGGTAAAGGTTTAATAGCAAAAGCAGTTCAAGAGGTTGATGAAATTAAGAATAAAGTTAATTTAGCAAATAATAAGATAACTGAGTTAACTACTAAATCTGAAGAGATTGAAGAGATTATAGAGATTATTACTAATATAGCTGATCAGACCAATTTATTAGCCCTGAATGCATCTATAGAGGCTGCTCGTGCTGGAGAACATGGAAGTGGTTTTGCTGTAGTGGCAGAAGAAATTAGAGGGTTATCAGAAGAGACGGCTCAAGCAACAGATAAGATAAGTAAGCTGGTAAGTGAGATTAGAGTAACCTCTCAAGAAGCTAATGAAGCGGCTGAAGTTGGAAATCAGCAAGTTAAAGAAGGAAAAGAAAGTATTGACCAAGCTGGAGAATTATTTATGCAGATTGATAAGGCGATAGAAGAGACAAGTTATCAATTACAGGATATTAGTATTTCAACCACTAGATTAGCTGGAAATAGTGAAGATGTTAATAATTCAAGTAATGAAATTATCAATATGGTTGATGAAGTTACTAATTCTTCCTTAGAATTAACTAAATTAACTAATAGATTAGATGAATTGATCAATAAATTTGAGGTTGAATAA